In one Anticarsia gemmatalis isolate Benzon Research Colony breed Stoneville strain chromosome 9, ilAntGemm2 primary, whole genome shotgun sequence genomic region, the following are encoded:
- the LOC142975772 gene encoding facilitated trehalose transporter Tret1-like isoform X1, whose amino-acid sequence MIKISPALLKQLWLTLGASLSFLTIGLIRGYSASAIPSIEDIDPELIQSSEQKSWIGATPSLAAIIGSTLSGPLMERAGRKRTLQLSAPISLGSWLIISFAQNYPLLLIGRIITGIGAGFVLATAQVYVSECCDPEIRGRLGSLPTLSMSFGIVISYVSGKWLYWRYLAFLSATFCAALFVALLPLPESPVWLKSKGKDASASIKWLHLSARATATVKEENNEKSEKTEAPPSLFTRKVFFSPVVYKPMIIGFALLLFQQYSGIDAVIFFTVEIFRKAGSTLDAMTATITVGVVQLISNGVSTTLVDRAGRRPLLLISAAVMCLSMGAMGAAFYFQFKESPWLGYLPIASLVVFMMGFSLGFGGLPFLLLGELFPAHYRSQLSAMASTINLLSMFSVIKSYHALDAALTSAGTFWMYSCFCAIAFFFVLFMVPETKGKSLAEIEQIFRSTKNQKVETVNMQTVM is encoded by the exons ATGATTAAAATATCACCGGCACTCTTGAAGCAG TTATGGCTAACTCTTGGCGCATCACTTTCATTCCTCACCATCGGTCTGATAAGAGGCTACTCGGCGTCTGCGATTCCTTCCATCGAGGACATCGATCCAGAACTTATTCAGAGCAGTGAACAGAAGTCATGGATAG ggGCTACTCCATCTTTGGCTGCAATTATCGGCAGCACATTGTCTGGTCCGCTTATGGAGCGTGCAGGCCGCAAACGCACTCTTCAGTTGTCGGCACCTATATCGTTGGGCTCGTGGCTTATAATCAGCTTCGCACAGAATTATCCTCTGCTGTTAATCGGCAGAATCATCACTGGTATTGGAGCGGGCTTTGTGCTGGCTACTGCACAAGTCTAC GTAAGTGAATGTTGCGACCCCGAGATTCGTGGTCGTCTGGGGTCTCTGCCGACGCTGTCTATGTCGTTTGGTATCGTGATATCATACGTATCCGGCAAGTGGCTTTACTGGAGGTACCTAGCTTTTCTCTCCGCAACGTTTTGTG CGGCATTGTTCGTAGCACTCTTACCACTTCCTGAATCTCCTGTTTGGCTTAAGTCTAAGGGAAAAGATGCATCAGCATCTATTAAATGGCTGCATTTATCTGCGAGAGCAACAGCCACTGtcaaggaagaaaacaatga GAAATCAGAAAAGACGGAGGCTCCACCGAGTCTGTTCACCCGCAAGGTGTTCTTCTCACCGGTTGTGTACAAGCCGATGATCATCGGGTTCGCTCTGCTCTTGTTCCAACAGTACAGCGGCATTGACGCTGTCATCTTCTTCACTGTTGAGATCTTCAGGAAAGCTG GTAGTACTTTAGATGCGATGACTGCAACAATAACTGTAGGAGTAGTTCAGCTCATAAGTAACGGAGTATCCACCACGCTTGTGGATCGTGCTGGACGTAGACCTCTGTTGCTCATCTCTGCTGCCGTCATGTGTTTGTCCATGGGTGCTATGGGAGCTGCCTTCTACTTCCAATTTAAGGAATCTCCCTGGCTTGG GTACCTCCCTATCGCCAGTTTAGTGGTATTCATGATGGGATTCTCCCTCGGGTTCGGTGGTCTACCATTCCTGTTGTTGGGTGAATTGTTCCCGGCGCACTATCGCTCACAGTTGTCTGCGATGGCTAGTACTATCAACTTGCTCTCCATGTTCTCTGTCATCAAGTCGTATCACGCTCTTGAT GCGGCATTAACATCAGCGGGCACATTCTGGATGTACTCGTGTTTCTGTGCGATCGCGTTCTTTTTCGTGTTGTTCATGGTGCCCGAGACTAAGGGCAAGTCACTCGCCGAAATAGAACAGATCTTTAGGTCCAC
- the LOC142975772 gene encoding facilitated trehalose transporter Tret1-like isoform X2, with protein MERAGRKRTLQLSAPISLGSWLIISFAQNYPLLLIGRIITGIGAGFVLATAQVYVSECCDPEIRGRLGSLPTLSMSFGIVISYVSGKWLYWRYLAFLSATFCAALFVALLPLPESPVWLKSKGKDASASIKWLHLSARATATVKEENNEKSEKTEAPPSLFTRKVFFSPVVYKPMIIGFALLLFQQYSGIDAVIFFTVEIFRKAGSTLDAMTATITVGVVQLISNGVSTTLVDRAGRRPLLLISAAVMCLSMGAMGAAFYFQFKESPWLGYLPIASLVVFMMGFSLGFGGLPFLLLGELFPAHYRSQLSAMASTINLLSMFSVIKSYHALDAALTSAGTFWMYSCFCAIAFFFVLFMVPETKGKSLAEIEQIFRSTKNQKVETVNMQTVM; from the exons ATGGAGCGTGCAGGCCGCAAACGCACTCTTCAGTTGTCGGCACCTATATCGTTGGGCTCGTGGCTTATAATCAGCTTCGCACAGAATTATCCTCTGCTGTTAATCGGCAGAATCATCACTGGTATTGGAGCGGGCTTTGTGCTGGCTACTGCACAAGTCTAC GTAAGTGAATGTTGCGACCCCGAGATTCGTGGTCGTCTGGGGTCTCTGCCGACGCTGTCTATGTCGTTTGGTATCGTGATATCATACGTATCCGGCAAGTGGCTTTACTGGAGGTACCTAGCTTTTCTCTCCGCAACGTTTTGTG CGGCATTGTTCGTAGCACTCTTACCACTTCCTGAATCTCCTGTTTGGCTTAAGTCTAAGGGAAAAGATGCATCAGCATCTATTAAATGGCTGCATTTATCTGCGAGAGCAACAGCCACTGtcaaggaagaaaacaatga GAAATCAGAAAAGACGGAGGCTCCACCGAGTCTGTTCACCCGCAAGGTGTTCTTCTCACCGGTTGTGTACAAGCCGATGATCATCGGGTTCGCTCTGCTCTTGTTCCAACAGTACAGCGGCATTGACGCTGTCATCTTCTTCACTGTTGAGATCTTCAGGAAAGCTG GTAGTACTTTAGATGCGATGACTGCAACAATAACTGTAGGAGTAGTTCAGCTCATAAGTAACGGAGTATCCACCACGCTTGTGGATCGTGCTGGACGTAGACCTCTGTTGCTCATCTCTGCTGCCGTCATGTGTTTGTCCATGGGTGCTATGGGAGCTGCCTTCTACTTCCAATTTAAGGAATCTCCCTGGCTTGG GTACCTCCCTATCGCCAGTTTAGTGGTATTCATGATGGGATTCTCCCTCGGGTTCGGTGGTCTACCATTCCTGTTGTTGGGTGAATTGTTCCCGGCGCACTATCGCTCACAGTTGTCTGCGATGGCTAGTACTATCAACTTGCTCTCCATGTTCTCTGTCATCAAGTCGTATCACGCTCTTGAT GCGGCATTAACATCAGCGGGCACATTCTGGATGTACTCGTGTTTCTGTGCGATCGCGTTCTTTTTCGTGTTGTTCATGGTGCCCGAGACTAAGGGCAAGTCACTCGCCGAAATAGAACAGATCTTTAGGTCCAC